In Polynucleobacter sp. AP-Ainpum-60-G11, one DNA window encodes the following:
- a CDS encoding cupin domain-containing protein, with protein sequence MDLHSDYSQRVVLNHHDLPWIPSPSLGVERRMLDRQGDEVARATSIVRYEAGANFPNHFHELGEEILVLEGVFSDETGSYPAGTYIMNPPGSSHAPFSEHGCTLFVKLRHLGSEQIEREIVDTHSTSWFQGMVPGLTVMPLMNQGTGSTLVRWAPQTYFNPHKHYGGEEIFVVEGVFEDEHGRYPAGSWIRSPHMSLHQPFSKEGCTIFVKTGHLMQA encoded by the coding sequence ATGGATCTTCATTCTGACTATAGTCAACGAGTAGTGCTTAACCACCATGATCTGCCATGGATCCCCAGTCCTTCGTTGGGGGTTGAGAGGCGCATGCTTGATCGTCAGGGGGATGAGGTGGCTAGGGCCACTTCAATTGTTCGCTATGAGGCAGGAGCGAATTTTCCAAATCACTTTCATGAGTTGGGTGAGGAGATTCTCGTTTTAGAGGGGGTCTTCAGTGATGAAACAGGAAGTTATCCTGCTGGTACTTACATCATGAATCCTCCCGGCTCATCTCATGCGCCTTTTAGCGAGCATGGCTGTACTCTTTTTGTGAAGTTACGACACTTAGGGTCGGAGCAAATTGAGAGAGAGATTGTGGATACCCATTCGACATCTTGGTTTCAGGGAATGGTTCCTGGGCTGACGGTGATGCCTTTAATGAATCAGGGCACAGGCTCAACATTAGTAAGGTGGGCGCCGCAAACTTACTTTAACCCCCACAAGCATTATGGCGGTGAAGAGATTTTTGTAGTCGAAGGCGTATTTGAGGATGAGCATGGACGCTATCCAGCTGGCTCATGGATTCGTAGTCCTCATATGAGTTTGCATCAGCCTTTCAGTAAGGAAGGTTGCACGATTTTTGTTAAGACCGGGCA